From one Methanocalculus alkaliphilus genomic stretch:
- a CDS encoding Mrp/NBP35 family ATP-binding protein, translating into MANQPDGQDCNGQCEGCTSKTEGCDSNLPKKADIDVKHVVLVLSGKGGVGKSTVSVNLAYALSNHGFKTGLMDLDIHGPSIPKMLGLEDHKLQVMGEKIQPVGVTGSLSVISMAFLLPERSTPVIWRGPMKMAAIGQFLSDVNWGPLDFLVVDLPPGTGDEALSIIQLAPNIAGAIIVTTPQDVAILDSSKALKFVEQIGIRPLGIIENMSGMVCPHCRESIDLFGKDGGAKAAEDFKVPFLGSIPLDIDMRKAGDEGKPFIIRRGDNPTWAAVDAVMEKLIDVIES; encoded by the coding sequence ATGGCGAATCAACCAGATGGACAGGATTGCAATGGACAGTGTGAAGGATGCACATCAAAGACTGAAGGGTGTGACTCAAACCTTCCAAAGAAGGCTGATATCGATGTAAAACATGTGGTGCTGGTTCTCTCCGGAAAAGGCGGGGTCGGGAAGAGCACCGTCTCGGTGAACCTGGCATATGCCCTCTCAAACCATGGATTTAAAACAGGTCTGATGGATCTCGATATCCATGGTCCAAGCATCCCGAAGATGCTCGGGCTTGAGGATCACAAGCTTCAGGTTATGGGAGAGAAGATCCAGCCGGTTGGTGTGACGGGGTCGCTCTCGGTCATCTCGATGGCCTTCCTCCTCCCCGAGCGATCCACACCGGTCATCTGGCGTGGGCCTATGAAGATGGCGGCTATCGGACAGTTCCTCTCGGATGTTAACTGGGGTCCCCTTGACTTCCTTGTTGTTGATCTTCCGCCCGGGACTGGTGATGAAGCACTCTCGATCATTCAGCTTGCGCCAAATATCGCAGGTGCGATCATCGTGACGACTCCGCAGGATGTCGCTATCCTCGACTCGAGCAAAGCCCTCAAGTTTGTCGAACAGATTGGGATCAGGCCCCTTGGGATCATCGAGAATATGAGTGGGATGGTCTGCCCGCATTGCAGGGAATCAATCGACCTCTTTGGAAAGGATGGCGGGGCAAAGGCAGCAGAGGATTTCAAGGTACCCTTCCTTGGCAGCATCCCGCTTGACATTGATATGCGGAAGGCCGGGGATGAAGGAAAGCCCTTCATTATCCGCCGTGGGGATAACCCGACATGGGCGGCTGTGGACGCCGTCATGGAGAAGCTTATCGACGTCATTGAGAGCTAA
- the npdG gene encoding NADPH-dependent F420 reductase, with translation MKIGIVGGTGDIGEGMALRLSHLHEVILGSRDESKACATSDCTIETLKGRGVTSHCSGVSNQEAVDAADVIVLALPFQHVRATLSGLTGFEGKIVVSPVNPMGKKGHFFYDQPEEGSAALYIKKMLPESARLVTAFNNIAAHKWKELDAVLDYSVAVCSDDQEAKKVVMSLISDLPNLTPLDAGPLSSSSIVESITPLLLNIAKNNGMRDVGVYFR, from the coding sequence ATGAAGATTGGAATTGTCGGTGGTACCGGAGATATTGGTGAAGGGATGGCACTTCGCCTCTCCCATCTCCATGAAGTGATTCTTGGATCCAGAGATGAGTCGAAGGCATGTGCAACAAGCGATTGTACAATAGAGACACTGAAAGGCCGGGGTGTGACCTCGCACTGCTCGGGTGTCTCAAATCAGGAGGCTGTTGATGCAGCCGATGTGATCGTCCTTGCCCTGCCCTTTCAGCATGTCAGGGCAACCCTCTCAGGGCTGACCGGGTTTGAAGGGAAGATCGTTGTCTCACCTGTCAATCCGATGGGGAAGAAAGGTCATTTCTTCTATGATCAGCCTGAAGAAGGATCCGCTGCTCTCTATATCAAAAAGATGCTGCCTGAGAGTGCACGGCTGGTCACCGCGTTTAACAATATCGCCGCACACAAGTGGAAGGAACTTGATGCCGTCCTTGACTATTCAGTAGCGGTCTGCAGTGATGACCAGGAGGCAAAGAAGGTTGTCATGAGCCTCATATCTGATCTCCCAAACCTGACGCCACTTGATGCCGGCCCCCTCTCGTCATCATCGATTGTTGAGAGTATCACCCCTCTCCTCCTCAATATCGCAAAGAATAATGGTATGCGGGATGTCGGGGTCTATTTCAGGTAA
- a CDS encoding FMN-binding glutamate synthase family protein, whose amino-acid sequence MNLRRPNANEAIGTFNRSRDVVPMSGICTRCVDGCKGGCDIWLSSFRGRESIYPGPFGEMTAGADKNYPVDYSHLNIQGYAVGAKGLPEGTEINPDTAIFSAADTTTEYGWDHKVQMRAPIFTGALGSTEIARANWEHFAIGAAISGITLVCGENICGIDPGLVLDSRGKVKECPEIDRRITTYKKFHDGYGEILVQLNVEDTRFGTAEYVSSKHHLETIELKWGQGAKCIGGEIKVQSLDCATELKNRGYIVLPDPTLPEVRKAYDSGAIKEIERHSRVGFIGREAFLDEVDRLRDIGFKRITLKTGAYSAVELAMAIRYGSEAKIDLLTIDGAPGGTGMSPWPMMNEWGIPTIYIQSLAYQYAEVLRNRGMRVPDLAIAGGIADEANGFKALCMGAPYFKAVCMGRGLMIPGMVGKNIQKWLDAGELPKNVAKYGNTVEEIFVCYHDLKEKYGDRISEIPLGAMGIYSYVERYRVGMQQIMAGSRNFSLKSISRNDLMALTEESAKVTGIPYVMDAYSDAAEAILLS is encoded by the coding sequence ATGAATCTGCGAAGACCCAATGCAAATGAAGCAATCGGGACGTTTAATCGATCACGTGATGTTGTACCGATGTCAGGCATCTGCACACGATGTGTCGACGGGTGCAAAGGTGGTTGTGATATCTGGCTATCATCATTCCGGGGGCGTGAGTCCATCTATCCTGGTCCCTTCGGGGAGATGACTGCCGGGGCTGATAAGAATTATCCTGTTGACTACTCGCATCTGAATATCCAGGGGTATGCTGTTGGTGCAAAAGGATTGCCGGAAGGGACTGAGATCAACCCGGATACCGCCATCTTCTCAGCCGCAGACACCACGACGGAGTACGGATGGGATCATAAGGTGCAGATGCGGGCCCCGATCTTCACCGGGGCACTTGGATCCACTGAGATCGCCCGGGCAAACTGGGAACATTTCGCGATTGGTGCTGCAATTTCCGGTATAACCCTTGTCTGTGGTGAGAATATCTGTGGTATCGATCCCGGTCTCGTCCTTGATTCCAGGGGCAAGGTGAAGGAGTGCCCGGAGATTGATCGTCGGATCACGACGTATAAGAAGTTCCATGACGGCTATGGAGAAATTCTCGTTCAGCTCAATGTCGAGGATACCCGTTTTGGAACGGCAGAGTATGTCTCATCGAAGCATCATCTTGAGACGATTGAACTGAAGTGGGGCCAGGGTGCCAAGTGCATCGGTGGAGAGATCAAGGTGCAGTCTCTCGATTGTGCAACCGAGCTGAAGAACCGTGGATACATTGTCCTGCCGGATCCGACTCTCCCTGAGGTGCGCAAGGCATATGATTCCGGAGCAATTAAGGAGATTGAACGCCATTCCCGTGTCGGTTTCATTGGAAGAGAGGCGTTCCTTGATGAAGTGGATCGCCTCCGCGATATCGGGTTCAAGCGGATCACCCTTAAGACCGGTGCCTATTCCGCTGTTGAACTGGCAATGGCGATCCGCTATGGATCGGAGGCGAAGATCGATCTTCTGACCATCGATGGTGCCCCTGGTGGAACCGGCATGTCACCATGGCCGATGATGAACGAATGGGGTATCCCGACGATCTATATCCAGAGCCTTGCCTACCAGTATGCCGAGGTACTCCGGAACCGCGGAATGCGGGTGCCGGATCTTGCGATTGCAGGTGGCATTGCCGATGAAGCAAACGGGTTTAAGGCCCTCTGCATGGGAGCACCGTACTTTAAGGCCGTCTGTATGGGTCGTGGCCTCATGATCCCGGGAATGGTTGGAAAGAATATCCAGAAGTGGCTTGATGCAGGCGAGCTCCCGAAGAATGTTGCAAAGTATGGAAATACGGTGGAAGAGATCTTCGTCTGTTATCATGATCTCAAAGAGAAGTACGGTGACCGCATCAGCGAGATCCCGCTTGGTGCAATGGGTATCTACAGCTATGTTGAGCGGTACAGGGTTGGTATGCAGCAGATCATGGCAGGAAGCCGGAACTTCAGCCTGAAATCAATCTCCCGCAATGATCTGATGGCACTCACCGAGGAGTCTGCGAAGGTGACGGGCATTCCATACGTCATGGATGCATACAGTGATGCAGCCGAGGCTATCCTTCTCAGCTGA
- a CDS encoding dihydrofolate reductase family protein has protein sequence MMPKVIVHSSISLDNAVTGFDIDIELHYGRLHSLSPDAVLVGSTTARTGIEMFLDAAMPEALEDMKHPLPVAGDTRPLGIFVDSTGALLNRLHFYRRMEHIRDVIVLISEATPPGYVAYLREREYPFIVCGREKVDIAKACRIIGEAYGISCIVSESGRDLNDHLIQEQIADEISLLLTPVIAGPGGKRLFATVQAPVALDLFDLEDLGKGRVHLRYRVVKKDVVTGGSE, from the coding sequence ATGATGCCTAAGGTGATCGTTCATAGTTCGATCTCTCTTGATAATGCCGTTACCGGCTTTGATATTGATATTGAACTCCACTATGGCCGCCTTCATTCGCTCTCCCCTGATGCGGTCCTTGTTGGCTCAACGACGGCCCGCACCGGTATAGAGATGTTTCTGGATGCCGCCATGCCGGAGGCGCTGGAAGATATGAAACACCCTCTGCCTGTTGCCGGTGATACCCGCCCGCTTGGCATCTTCGTTGATAGTACCGGTGCTCTTCTCAACCGGCTTCATTTCTACCGGCGGATGGAGCATATCAGGGATGTCATCGTTCTCATCTCAGAGGCGACCCCGCCCGGGTATGTCGCCTACCTCCGGGAACGGGAGTATCCGTTCATCGTCTGTGGGAGAGAGAAGGTGGATATTGCCAAAGCATGCAGAATTATCGGAGAAGCGTATGGGATCTCCTGCATCGTCTCGGAGAGCGGCAGGGACCTCAATGATCACCTGATACAGGAGCAGATAGCAGACGAGATCAGTCTTCTGCTGACGCCGGTGATCGCCGGGCCGGGTGGGAAGCGACTCTTTGCAACAGTGCAGGCGCCGGTTGCCCTTGACCTCTTCGATCTTGAGGATCTGGGGAAAGGCCGGGTGCATCTTCGGTACCGGGTGGTGAAGAAGGATGTGGTGACGGGTGGCAGTGAATGA
- a CDS encoding mismatch-specific DNA-glycosylase: MHILEDILAHNLFIVFCGSAASRISAEKGCYYSGPGNKFWDQFSRMTGSDRIVPGSIEDCRIVLQYRIGLTDLNKTESGSDKSLSKEQYDRERFIRVMLDYAPQYIVFNGKAAAYHALRKRTISYGMQSEMIGESSVFVAPSTSGLSAKDWKSHGEACWGRIGEIYRQLKEGECESGMP; encoded by the coding sequence ATGCACATTCTCGAAGATATCCTGGCCCATAACCTCTTCATCGTCTTTTGTGGATCTGCCGCCAGCCGAATATCAGCTGAGAAAGGATGTTATTACTCCGGTCCCGGAAATAAATTCTGGGATCAGTTCTCCAGAATGACCGGTTCTGATAGGATAGTGCCAGGCTCCATTGAGGATTGCAGGATCGTATTACAATACAGGATAGGGCTGACAGACCTGAATAAGACTGAATCAGGCTCAGACAAATCCTTATCCAAAGAGCAGTACGACAGGGAGAGATTCATCAGGGTGATGCTGGACTACGCTCCACAATATATCGTCTTTAATGGCAAGGCAGCCGCATACCATGCCCTCAGGAAAAGGACGATCAGCTACGGCATGCAATCTGAGATGATCGGAGAGAGCTCCGTATTTGTCGCTCCATCAACCTCCGGCCTCTCGGCAAAAGACTGGAAGAGCCATGGGGAAGCGTGCTGGGGCAGGATAGGGGAGATCTACCGACAGCTGAAGGAAGGTGAATGCGAATCAGGTATGCCCTGA
- a CDS encoding DUF7557 family protein, protein MATTIQLQPETKSRLDELKIHPRESYDETLNRLLDMAYDPEPLSEETLQQIEEGIADIRAGRLRSLEDIALELGLE, encoded by the coding sequence ATGGCAACAACAATTCAACTTCAGCCGGAGACAAAATCCCGTCTGGATGAATTAAAAATACATCCCCGGGAGAGTTATGATGAGACGCTCAACCGCCTCCTGGATATGGCATATGACCCAGAACCCCTCTCTGAAGAGACATTGCAGCAGATAGAGGAAGGGATCGCAGATATTCGGGCCGGTCGCCTGCGCTCACTTGAAGATATTGCTTTGGAACTGGGTCTGGAATGA
- a CDS encoding type II toxin-antitoxin system RelE family toxin, translating to MSEEQRIKDELTALAEESYPRLHIKKLKGYQSIPIYSYRIGRLRIILTIEDDVMVIFVIEIGDRSTVYREY from the coding sequence ATGTCTGAGGAGCAGCGGATAAAAGACGAACTAACTGCTCTCGCAGAAGAATCATATCCTCGCTTACACATAAAAAAACTGAAGGGATACCAAAGCATTCCGATTTACTCTTATCGGATAGGGCGGCTTCGGATTATACTCACAATTGAGGATGATGTGATGGTCATCTTTGTGATTGAGATCGGAGACCGAAGCACAGTCTACCGAGAGTACTGA
- a CDS encoding DUF3467 domain-containing protein yields the protein MTQKEITVNVPGSLDPVYSNMIQIAFRDDEFTLMFLHQIPNINQAKAKAIVTISPKHAKKLLLVLDQSVKEFESKFGTIEQPTEQKANESVTMRGYS from the coding sequence ATGACCCAGAAGGAAATTACCGTTAATGTTCCTGGGAGTCTCGATCCGGTCTATAGCAATATGATCCAGATCGCCTTCCGTGACGACGAGTTCACCCTGATGTTCCTCCACCAGATACCAAATATCAACCAGGCAAAGGCAAAGGCAATCGTCACCATCAGCCCAAAACATGCAAAGAAGCTGCTTCTGGTTCTTGACCAGAGCGTAAAGGAGTTTGAATCCAAATTCGGGACAATAGAACAGCCGACCGAGCAGAAGGCAAACGAATCGGTGACGATGCGGGGCTACTCCTGA
- a CDS encoding PD-(D/E)XK nuclease family protein: MLPPSFAGRPEFIPISTLVRASACPVRVYLERHDPILEPYEYTVAKQVGYHLGDTLDADAIWREITLVRPDTPISMQEYLRGCVSVCAGLSWRLPRTVDLTITNRRYAVSGRIDWFFDTEPKIGILRATRAPDHGVWRQDRLRAAGYLLAAEELADETVSEVQIAYLPSGIVRRVVPNASDRRTLLSVLKSVEAIHRGETPRPPPNAPCDRCGKKDLCNKEPPTLFERFFKR, from the coding sequence ATGCTTCCCCCCTCCTTCGCCGGAAGGCCCGAATTCATCCCGATCTCCACCCTCGTCCGGGCCTCCGCCTGTCCGGTCCGGGTCTATCTTGAGCGCCACGATCCAATCCTGGAGCCATATGAATACACCGTTGCAAAACAGGTCGGCTACCATCTTGGTGACACTCTGGATGCTGATGCGATCTGGCGTGAGATCACCCTTGTCCGGCCGGACACCCCCATCTCCATGCAGGAGTATCTGCGAGGCTGCGTCTCTGTGTGTGCCGGGCTCTCCTGGCGTCTGCCACGGACTGTTGATCTCACCATCACGAACAGGCGGTATGCGGTATCCGGGCGTATCGACTGGTTCTTCGATACTGAACCGAAGATCGGCATTCTTCGGGCAACACGGGCTCCTGATCATGGCGTCTGGAGGCAGGACCGGCTCAGGGCAGCCGGGTACCTTCTTGCAGCCGAGGAGCTTGCCGATGAGACGGTCAGTGAGGTGCAGATAGCATACCTGCCCTCGGGAATCGTCCGCCGGGTTGTTCCGAATGCATCGGATCGCCGCACCCTCCTCTCCGTACTGAAGAGCGTGGAGGCGATCCATCGCGGAGAGACACCGCGTCCCCCGCCCAATGCCCCTTGTGATCGGTGCGGGAAGAAGGATCTCTGCAACAAGGAGCCGCCGACCCTCTTTGAGCGGTTCTTTAAAAGATAA
- a CDS encoding nucleotidyltransferase domain-containing protein has protein sequence MAKPIRLRDFVATEDGAIYSVAVYDNETHAGCILRYLPDPDGERRGPDGVRYRKVEFEDAYTWIQNNRPEWADTVHRIPLSEIARVFKPEEMMAAMQDRIPRLQRLMKLFPLPEGAVGCTGSLLCGLENEASDIDLVVYGDHWFSAQRQLQEAVAAGRIPSMSGEMWQKVYTKRVPEISFDEFVTHEARKFNRGEYEGTYFDLLYTRAYEDLSRVRIQKGEPVGRGVIEAVVTDASLSFDSPAVYKVDHDEIAYVLSFTHTYSGQARNGEVIEAAGVIEDHGDERWLVVGTTREARGEYIISKTLLKR, from the coding sequence GTGGCAAAACCGATCCGGCTCAGGGATTTCGTCGCCACAGAAGACGGGGCAATCTATTCGGTCGCAGTCTATGATAACGAGACGCATGCCGGCTGTATCCTCCGGTACCTCCCGGATCCCGACGGGGAACGAAGAGGACCGGACGGGGTACGGTACCGGAAGGTAGAGTTTGAGGACGCGTACACATGGATCCAAAATAACCGCCCTGAATGGGCTGATACCGTCCATCGAATACCGCTATCAGAGATTGCCCGTGTCTTCAAGCCTGAGGAGATGATGGCAGCCATGCAGGATCGTATTCCCCGCCTCCAGCGGCTGATGAAGCTCTTCCCGCTTCCTGAGGGGGCGGTCGGCTGCACCGGTTCCCTCCTCTGCGGACTGGAGAATGAGGCATCGGACATTGATCTCGTGGTGTATGGGGATCACTGGTTCTCTGCACAGCGTCAGTTGCAGGAGGCGGTTGCAGCCGGCAGAATCCCCTCAATGAGCGGTGAGATGTGGCAGAAGGTCTATACAAAGCGGGTACCTGAGATTTCTTTTGATGAGTTCGTCACTCACGAAGCCAGAAAATTCAACCGGGGCGAATATGAGGGAACCTATTTTGATCTCCTCTATACCCGTGCATATGAGGATCTGAGCAGGGTCAGAATACAAAAAGGTGAGCCGGTTGGCCGAGGTGTGATCGAGGCGGTTGTGACGGACGCATCACTCTCCTTTGACAGCCCGGCAGTCTATAAGGTTGACCATGACGAGATCGCCTATGTCCTCTCGTTTACCCATACCTACTCAGGCCAGGCCCGGAATGGTGAGGTTATCGAGGCGGCAGGGGTGATCGAGGATCATGGAGATGAACGCTGGCTCGTCGTCGGCACCACCCGTGAGGCACGTGGCGAGTATATCATCTCCAAAACGCTTCTGAAACGCTGA
- a CDS encoding L-threonylcarbamoyladenylate synthase translates to MDDIIQRAVTVLRRDGIIVYPTDTIYGLGGDAFSDIAIERVYEAKSRLRGKPVSIAVSDIEMLACVAYIDEKAMGFINRFLPGPVTVILEAKGCVPDELTGGTGKIGIRWPDHKIALAIIRELDAPITATSANISGEISPRRISEVNVRNDLVVDGGELPGTPSTVVDLQNKEIIRPGSQLDEIVDYLIRMG, encoded by the coding sequence ATGGATGATATAATTCAGCGTGCTGTAACCGTACTTCGGCGGGACGGGATCATCGTCTACCCGACAGATACCATCTATGGTCTTGGTGGCGATGCGTTCTCTGATATAGCAATTGAACGGGTCTATGAGGCGAAGAGCAGGCTTCGGGGAAAGCCGGTATCAATAGCAGTCTCCGACATCGAGATGCTCGCCTGTGTCGCATATATTGATGAGAAGGCGATGGGGTTCATCAACAGGTTCCTCCCGGGCCCCGTCACCGTGATACTCGAGGCAAAAGGATGTGTTCCTGATGAACTGACCGGAGGAACCGGGAAGATCGGGATCAGATGGCCGGATCACAAGATCGCACTTGCCATCATCAGGGAGCTGGATGCCCCGATCACCGCAACAAGCGCCAATATCTCCGGTGAGATCTCCCCAAGGCGTATCTCTGAAGTGAATGTCAGAAATGATCTCGTCGTCGATGGGGGAGAGCTGCCGGGAACACCAAGCACGGTCGTGGATCTCCAGAACAAAGAGATCATCAGGCCGGGCAGTCAGCTTGACGAGATCGTCGACTACCTCATCAGGATGGGCTGA
- a CDS encoding DUF5612 domain-containing protein — MHSSQSYAISIITENKRGVLRDIAIILASHNVNILTIQQEIIKRGPEAGLAWADLEIEEVEDYGAIVADLAAHPYVREVETHESFSKIFGQRVIIIGGGAQVAQVAMGAVNEADRHNIRGERISVDTIPLVGEETLALAVDAVTRLPRASILVLAGSIMGGKISKAVENVKAEGIPVIALKMAGSVVDHADLVVTDPIQAGVFAVMHVSGKAVFDINRVKGREF, encoded by the coding sequence ATGCACTCTTCTCAGAGCTACGCCATCAGCATAATTACAGAGAACAAACGGGGTGTTCTCCGGGATATTGCCATCATTCTTGCAAGCCATAATGTCAATATCCTGACGATTCAGCAGGAGATCATAAAAAGAGGGCCTGAGGCGGGGCTTGCCTGGGCAGATCTCGAGATTGAGGAGGTCGAGGATTATGGAGCAATCGTTGCAGACCTTGCCGCCCATCCCTATGTCCGGGAGGTGGAGACCCACGAATCCTTCTCAAAGATATTCGGACAGCGGGTGATCATCATCGGGGGCGGCGCCCAGGTCGCCCAGGTCGCAATGGGTGCTGTGAACGAGGCTGATCGGCATAATATCCGGGGAGAGCGGATCTCGGTGGATACAATCCCTCTTGTGGGGGAGGAGACGCTCGCTCTTGCGGTGGATGCCGTCACCAGACTGCCCCGTGCATCGATACTGGTTCTTGCCGGCTCCATCATGGGTGGAAAGATCAGCAAGGCGGTGGAGAATGTGAAGGCAGAAGGGATACCCGTGATAGCCCTGAAGATGGCAGGAAGCGTCGTTGATCATGCCGATCTCGTTGTCACGGATCCGATCCAGGCAGGGGTCTTTGCCGTAATGCATGTCTCTGGGAAGGCAGTTTTTGATATAAATCGTGTAAAAGGGCGTGAATTCTGA
- a CDS encoding PKD domain-containing protein yields the protein MVARKHHDAVTPAISVMLLVLLTTLIAIIIYAFIYGIPGGLEKSAYVAVGTDVDIVNGTEFLTITHRGGDDVFLNGSGAARGIPIDIRTTAAGGGSVLARADDPVTWKPGETIYLYNTAEGPKITKDRNAAGAGTGFPAGSLDLVIIDTNAKVLVFGSTLAMAGSGPGPADPPVAGFAADQYSGPAPLTVQFTDTSTGVIGSWIWDFGDGGTSTAQSPEHTFTDPGTYTVTLTVANSFGSNSTAKEIVVTSEIAGFTVEAWVKWNKNPAPGSNNERWATVVIDGNTDSNRRYHLLHNHGNTRFEIAIRTPDSTGVGDYIQSDTQPMEGIWYYLTGVYNQETGHLLIYVNGNPERSLGVSTVGLRPSPGAYQVGGPDGITFGGSLNQRKFDGEIRGLSTYERALSPAEIQTRFNAGLP from the coding sequence ATGGTTGCAAGAAAACATCACGATGCAGTCACCCCGGCAATCAGCGTCATGCTGCTCGTCCTCCTCACCACACTCATCGCGATAATCATCTACGCCTTCATCTACGGCATTCCCGGAGGCCTCGAAAAGTCAGCGTATGTCGCCGTCGGGACGGACGTGGACATAGTCAACGGAACAGAGTTTCTCACCATCACCCACCGGGGCGGCGACGATGTCTTCCTGAATGGATCAGGCGCCGCCCGTGGCATCCCGATCGATATCAGGACAACGGCGGCCGGGGGCGGATCGGTGCTGGCGCGAGCAGACGATCCCGTCACATGGAAGCCGGGAGAGACGATCTACCTCTATAATACAGCAGAAGGCCCAAAGATCACAAAGGATAGAAACGCTGCCGGGGCAGGCACCGGCTTTCCTGCAGGATCTCTTGACCTTGTCATCATCGACACGAATGCCAAGGTACTTGTATTTGGATCCACCCTTGCCATGGCAGGCAGCGGGCCGGGGCCGGCTGATCCGCCTGTAGCAGGCTTTGCTGCTGATCAGTATTCAGGACCAGCACCCCTTACCGTCCAGTTCACCGATACCTCGACCGGCGTGATCGGATCCTGGATATGGGACTTTGGGGACGGGGGGACATCGACTGCGCAGAGCCCGGAGCATACCTTCACCGATCCGGGGACCTACACCGTTACACTTACGGTGGCGAACAGTTTCGGATCCAACTCTACCGCAAAGGAGATTGTGGTTACCTCTGAGATTGCAGGCTTTACAGTCGAGGCGTGGGTGAAGTGGAATAAGAATCCGGCTCCCGGTTCAAATAATGAGCGGTGGGCAACAGTTGTCATTGATGGTAACACCGATAGTAACCGACGATACCACCTCCTGCATAACCATGGCAATACACGATTTGAGATTGCTATCAGAACACCGGATTCAACAGGCGTCGGGGATTATATTCAGTCAGATACACAGCCCATGGAAGGCATATGGTATTACCTGACCGGGGTGTACAACCAGGAGACTGGCCACCTTCTCATCTACGTGAACGGCAATCCAGAGCGCAGTCTGGGAGTGAGTACTGTGGGACTGAGGCCATCACCAGGTGCATATCAGGTCGGCGGTCCCGATGGCATTACCTTTGGCGGAAGCCTGAATCAACGAAAATTCGACGGCGAGATCCGCGGCCTCAGCACATACGAGCGGGCGTTAAGCCCGGCTGAGATCCAGACGAGGTTTAATGCCGGTCTGCCCTGA
- a CDS encoding type IV pilin N-terminal domain-containing protein — MKSQPNDAVSQVIGVFLMIALVSILAIIIYGSIYGLTSTVVQPPFIAIESELHDPDGTPYIELRHKGGDTIFLNTTGAEKGKVLDLFVTMQSQRVRAVPLAPMNWGPGESIYMFNTSEGPRLTKDRMIAISSGIGCAPGERSITAVDIASQLLVFMEHISVQGLLPGPVPTPSPIPEAVEYVTHTQTSITFRVNNPDGTPYDGSLPGAASLRERPGNALVDQAVVISANAVWNPNINSNGIATLTYTNRNFAGVGTAVVTPIIIESTDGAKEIRLRILLQLNQNWIQEVEVTG, encoded by the coding sequence ATGAAATCCCAACCAAATGATGCAGTGTCTCAGGTAATTGGCGTATTCCTGATGATCGCCCTCGTCTCCATACTTGCAATCATCATCTATGGCTCTATCTATGGCCTCACCTCCACAGTTGTCCAGCCGCCGTTCATCGCCATTGAGAGCGAACTCCATGATCCCGATGGCACACCCTACATCGAACTCCGGCATAAAGGCGGGGATACCATCTTCCTGAACACAACCGGCGCAGAAAAGGGAAAAGTACTTGATCTCTTTGTCACCATGCAAAGCCAAAGAGTCCGGGCGGTTCCGCTTGCCCCCATGAACTGGGGCCCGGGAGAAAGCATCTATATGTTCAATACATCTGAGGGACCCCGCCTCACAAAGGACAGGATGATTGCCATCAGTTCCGGTATTGGATGTGCACCGGGTGAACGATCAATTACCGCAGTTGATATTGCATCCCAGCTGCTGGTCTTTATGGAACATATATCCGTTCAAGGATTGCTGCCCGGCCCCGTTCCCACGCCATCACCAATTCCCGAGGCAGTCGAGTATGTAACCCATACACAGACCTCGATAACCTTCAGGGTGAATAACCCGGATGGCACCCCATATGATGGAAGTCTGCCAGGTGCTGCCTCACTTCGTGAGCGTCCCGGCAATGCACTTGTCGATCAGGCAGTCGTCATCTCAGCCAATGCCGTATGGAATCCAAATATCAACAGCAATGGCATTGCTACCCTGACATACACAAACCGGAACTTTGCCGGAGTCGGAACTGCTGTGGTCACTCCAATCATCATCGAGTCAACTGACGGAGCAAAAGAGATCAGATTACGGATACTCCTGCAACTCAACCAGAACTGGATACAGGAGGTTGAGGTGACCGGATAA